TGGTCTTTGACAGGAAGGCCTGCTTTTACGAATTTCTCGAACACCTCTTTTGACGGCGTGCGGATGGAGCCCCAATCATCGGATTCGATGACCAGGATCCGTTTTTTGGTTGACCATCCCCTGTAGTTGATGTAATTGGAAATGAGGGATCTTTTGAGGCCTGCGATCATGTTGTTTCGATTCGGGATTTAATAAGTCGGGCAGGGTTTCCGCCGACGATACTGTATGCTGGAAATTCTTTTGTCAGGACGGCACCTGCGGCAATGATGGTTCCCTTGCGAATGGTGATGCCGGGCATGATGTAAGCGCCGCTGCCGATCCAAACGTCGTCTTCGATGACGGTGGGGCCATACTTCCGGTAGCCTTGTTTGCGCATCGGGATGTCGGTGCGGGAAAACTCGTGGTTGGAACTGAAAATCGTCACGTTGAGTCCCATCATCACATCCTTCCCAATGACGATATTATCCGGCACTTTGGCATTGATTCCAATACTGGAGTTGTCGCCGATGCAGATATTGCGTCCATTCCCAAAACGGGCGCCCTGTCCTACATTCACATTCGTGCCGCATTCCTTAAACATCCGGCGCGCGGCGAGGTAGCGGATTTTCTCCGATAACGGTCCAAAAAAAGGCACCGTCGAATGGGGCAACCCCCGAAGGAAGATGTAGTACGAGTAAAGGGCAAGATTTCGAATGATCTTTTTCATATCGTTCAATTAAGAACCTCCGATCGGAACCGGACCGGAGAAGTGGTTCAAAAGTACGGTGAAAGGATATAAAAGCCACGTGTTAATGTAGCCTTCAAGCATCTTAATCGTTACCAATTTGTAAAAAATGAAAGCTGCGGCAGTCACGTAGAACAGCACGGTAGTGGGCCTCCGTGGATTGGTTGCGAAGAGGTAAAACAACAGCATTATCATCAGCCCCATGAGGATATTCCGGAAACGGTCACCGAACGACGGTACGTTGATGGTAAATGCGTTGATCGCCCATAGCAACAAGATAAAGAAATACATGTTGTGTGCTTTCTCGTCGAAATCGAACGCCCGTTTGAACCTTGAAAAGAGAAGGGTGGCCACTAAACTGTAGAATAAAAGTGGCGTACGAAGTTCGACGAACCATTGGCGCGTCCGTTCCATCTGGCCTTCGATGTAGTGGTCGGTCGTGTAGGCAGAGAAGTGGTCTTCAAAGTCCCCCCCGATACGCGACAGGTAGTCATTTACCACCGCTATACCCGTTTCGGAAAAGATCGTACCGGCAATGATGAGCACAAATAATACATATTCGGCACGTTTGATACGGAATACAGGCTTCAACACATTGAAGAGCACGCCCAGGATATTCAGGAAGAGAAAGGCCTGGTGGATGAAAATGGTCGAAAACAGCAGCCAGTGGTACTTCAGCTTGCGCTCGGCGACGATTTTATAGTAGGCATAGGTGAACACCCAATACGCCAGGTAAAAGCGCCCGTTGATGACGCGGAAGAAGATGACATAAATGCCAAAAAAAACGAGGAACACGAGTGCCTTGAAATTCCGTTCTTCCTGGTTGTGCTCATCGTATACCTTCAATAACGTCAGGATGATGGCGCGCCATACTATAAAATAGACTGCTGCGGTTACACAGTAGCAGACGGCAACGTCTGTGGTGAAGCGGCTAACCAGAAACACGTTGAGGTTGAAGAAAATCTCGAGTCCGCTAATGCCACTGAGCGCGATTCCGCCCATAAACTCATTGAAAAACTGCATCCCTGTCACACCGCGAAGGTGATCCATACGGGCCTGGTAGAGTGCGATGTCGCCCTCGTCGTACGGCACGATTATGTAGGCCCCCAACATAATGAAGGCAAAAATCACGACCTGGTATTGCCACTGCCGGATTTTACGCGCGGCTACAACCGTCGAAAGCAACGGAAACGCGAAAAAGAAAAGAAGTAGCAGTACAAGCATCGGTTATGGTTGCGGTACCCGTTTGGCGAGTATGCGATAAGAATTCAAGTAATATACGATAGGAAGAAGGTTTTTCCAAACCAATCCTCGTGGCGATTTCTCCATCTCCCGATGGTAGATCGACCAGTATTTTTCTTTGATGGCATCGGTGATGAGGAAGTGTTCTTCTGCCATTTTCCGCGCGAATTGCCTGGCTTCCGCCAGAAAATCAGGATCGTTCACCAATTTTGACGCGGTCGCCACGATAGCCTCTTCCGTTTTGCCTTCGACCTTACCCCGCGGCGAAAAATTCCGTTCGAACAGCGCCGGAAGCGTTTCCGCATCAATCAAAACAGGCAACACCATATCACTCAGCGGTGCGAATACCGGGAGTCGGGCTGACATGGCTTCCATGGTGCCCCTACCGGTGCCAATCACCGCATCGGCTGCATACAGGAAGCGCGAGGCTTCCCTGGTATACTCAGGTGTGTTGTATAATTCGAGGGTTACATTCGCGTCCTGGGCGGCTTTGCGAATCGTCTCTACATACGATTCTTCTTCCACCACCCCGATTACGATGAATTTTACCTTTCGATTGGTTTCAAGTCGTCGTATCAGTTCGATACCCTGTAAAATCGAGCCGCTGTACGATTTGCCGATACGGGCCGTCCTCATGAACGTGAACGTGTCGGGATCTTTCTTCAGGAGGGCTTCCAGTGCCTTTGTATCATGCTCACGCTCAAATACCCGATTGGGAATCAGGTGCAGGTCAGACTGGGCAAAACGCGGGTTCTTCTGGAAGGACGCCAGGTTTTCACGACTGAACAAAATCACCGTACGCAGCACCTGGGCTACGGAAAAACGTTCATTGGCGCCCCCGCATCGGGTGTGGATGATACGGGTGTTGCGGAAAATCGGAAGCATCATCATCAGCAGCGCGGTTCCGCCGTCGTAGCAATGAACGACATCCGGACGCGTTCCTTTCAAAATCTTACGCAGCTTGCGGTCTAGTGAAAGAAAGGCGTACCATTTGAATTCGAGGTTGCCGAGGAACCGCGGGTGGTCTTTCAAAATCGGACTCGTCACGTTCCCGATCGATACAATATCGATGTCAATGTCTTTATAGCCGTGAAGCGCGCGGGTAATATTGTTCAGCGAATGAAAATGTCCGCCCGAGCCTTTCCCGAAACCGCTAAGCATACAGAGTACCTTCATAGCCATCAGATAATGCGTTGTTCTACTTCGAGGTCGACGCCAAATTTGTCTAATACACGGGCCTTTACTTCTTTAATGATCGCGATGATATCGGCTCCTGTGGCGTTTCCGACATTGATGATGAAACCACTGTGTTTTTCCGACACCTCGGCGCCGCCGATGCGAAAACCTTTCAATCCGAGTTCATCGATCATCGGGCCTACGAAACGACCCGGAGGACGTTTGAACACGCTGCCGCAATTCGGGTAGGTCCGCGGTTGCTTGGCCCATCGTTTTTCCTTTATATCTTCCATCTTGTCGCGGATCGCCTGCGGGTCGCCTTTTGCCAGACGCAATTCGGCTTCAAGCACGACGGTATCGCGATTGTCCTGAAAATAGCTGTTGCGGTAGATGAAGCCCATGTCCTCCTTTTGCATCGTACGGATGGTTTGGGACGGGATGTGGAAGTAGGTGACGTTCACCAGAACATCCTTGATTTCTTCGCCACTGGCGCCTGCATTCATGGCAACGGCACCGCCCAATGAACTGGGAATATCCCAAAACACTTCCATTCCGGTGAGGCTATGGTCGCGGGCCAGTTCACTGATGCGCTCGAGTGTGGCACCGGCCTCGGCTTTTATGGTTTCGCCTTCGATGTTGATGGCATCGAAATTGCCGTTGAACACCACGAACTCGTCGTCATATACTGATTTGGAGAGCAATAAGTTATGACCACTTCCGATTACAATCCGCTGGGGCTGACCTTCTCCGAACAGTGAGGCCACGTCGGCGCCCGATTGCGGGAAATAGGCCCGTCGGCACACGGCCTTCACGCGGTAGGCGTTGTATTCGGTAAGGTCGAAATTGTCTTTTACAATCATTTCTTTCTTTTATTGAGCAACTGGCCAAAAATGGCAAAGTCGCTTTTTTTGTAGGTAAGGATGGTCTTTACAGGGACATTGACCGTTTTGCTATAGAAATGCAGGAACAGCAATGCCAGGATCGAGTAACTGATCGTCGATGAGATCGCCGCCCCGACGGCACCATACCGCGGAATCAGGTAGAGGTTACACAGGACGTTGATGACCAACCCCGGCACCATCGCCCAAAGCGACGTACTCGGACGACCTTTTCCGGCCAAATCCATGTTCATTACTTTGAAAATGGTCAGCAAGAGCACGCCGGGCGCCAACAGGCGAAGAACGGGTGCACTTCCGGCGAACTGTGGACCGAACAACAGCGAGACGATCAGATCGGAAAACACTACCAATATCAAGGCCGCGAAGCCTATGAAGATGAACGACAAGCGAAGCAACTGTGCGACTTTTAATGAAAAGCCCGCATCGTTCTTTGAAACGGCGCTTCGTACGAATACGATGGTACTGAGCAGCATCGGAATCTGCCAAAGTGCCTGGATGAAATTCGCGCCCTTGGTATAGATCCCCAATTCCTGTTTGGTGCCAAGCCGCTCCAGCATGATGACGTCGAACCGATAGTTGAGGTTGATCACGAAAAGGGCGATGGCGTAGGTGAGTCCGAGTCGCAACAGTCCTTTTACAATTACCCAATTGACATCGAGGCTGATCGCATCGACAAGCTTGTTCTTTGGAATCAGCAGGGCGAACATAAACAAAGGTCCTCCGATCATGGCGATCAGGTAGCCCATGATGCCCATATGGAACACGATGAGCAATACGGCCGTCAGCAACAACGTGATGACACCGGGCACCCAGTTGATCCGGTTGAACTTGGCAATTTCATTCTTGCCGAGAAAGAAACCGGCATTATAGGTCGTAAACAGCGTAAACGGAATTTGCAGCAGGGCCATGATGACGTAAAGCGTATTATCGCCCGAGCTGGTAAAAAACGTAATCAGCAGGTAACAGGTGACAAGGGAAAAGAGCGAACTGAAGATCCAGATCTGGGCGACCGCCTTTTTGATATCCCGCTCATCGTAGACCCCTTTTCCCATAAAGTACGTCGTCGATTGCTGGATGCCGAGCGAGCCGATACTGATGAAAAGACCCGGGTAGACCAGCAGGGAGGCGATGATACCGTTTTTCTCAGGATCCATCCAACGGGCGGTCACGATGGTCGTCAAGATGCCTGAAAAGAGCACGACGCCTCGCGACACTCCGACCTGGAAGAGATCCTTTAAAAATGCTTTCATTTCTTCTTATTAATAATCTTACACGGTATACCCGCTGCGATGCAGTCGTCGGGCACATCGATATTTACCACGGCATTTGCAGCTACTACCGCGTCCTTCCCTACTGTAATCCCTCCGATGATGATCGCGCCGGCATACAGTCGGGCTCCGTCACCGATGGTGGGATAATCTTTATCACCGTCGCGTCCGTGGCTGCCGAGTGTAACATTCTGCCAAATCCGGACGTTATTGCCAATTACGGAATGGGTGCCGACTACGATTCCTATGGGATGAAGGAATTTCACGC
This genomic interval from Flavobacterium sp. HJ-32-4 contains the following:
- a CDS encoding DapH/DapD/GlmU-related protein codes for the protein MKKIIRNLALYSYYIFLRGLPHSTVPFFGPLSEKIRYLAARRMFKECGTNVNVGQGARFGNGRNICIGDNSSIGINAKVPDNIVIGKDVMMGLNVTIFSSNHEFSRTDIPMRKQGYRKYGPTVIEDDVWIGSGAYIMPGITIRKGTIIAAGAVLTKEFPAYSIVGGNPARLIKSRIETT
- a CDS encoding EpsG family protein — protein: MLVLLLLFFFAFPLLSTVVAARKIRQWQYQVVIFAFIMLGAYIIVPYDEGDIALYQARMDHLRGVTGMQFFNEFMGGIALSGISGLEIFFNLNVFLVSRFTTDVAVCYCVTAAVYFIVWRAIILTLLKVYDEHNQEERNFKALVFLVFFGIYVIFFRVINGRFYLAYWVFTYAYYKIVAERKLKYHWLLFSTIFIHQAFLFLNILGVLFNVLKPVFRIKRAEYVLFVLIIAGTIFSETGIAVVNDYLSRIGGDFEDHFSAYTTDHYIEGQMERTRQWFVELRTPLLFYSLVATLLFSRFKRAFDFDEKAHNMYFFILLLWAINAFTINVPSFGDRFRNILMGLMIMLLFYLFATNPRRPTTVLFYVTAAAFIFYKLVTIKMLEGYINTWLLYPFTVLLNHFSGPVPIGGS
- a CDS encoding glycosyltransferase family 4 protein, whose amino-acid sequence is MKVLCMLSGFGKGSGGHFHSLNNITRALHGYKDIDIDIVSIGNVTSPILKDHPRFLGNLEFKWYAFLSLDRKLRKILKGTRPDVVHCYDGGTALLMMMLPIFRNTRIIHTRCGGANERFSVAQVLRTVILFSRENLASFQKNPRFAQSDLHLIPNRVFEREHDTKALEALLKKDPDTFTFMRTARIGKSYSGSILQGIELIRRLETNRKVKFIVIGVVEEESYVETIRKAAQDANVTLELYNTPEYTREASRFLYAADAVIGTGRGTMEAMSARLPVFAPLSDMVLPVLIDAETLPALFERNFSPRGKVEGKTEEAIVATASKLVNDPDFLAEARQFARKMAEEHFLITDAIKEKYWSIYHREMEKSPRGLVWKNLLPIVYYLNSYRILAKRVPQP
- the murB gene encoding UDP-N-acetylmuramate dehydrogenase; this translates as MIVKDNFDLTEYNAYRVKAVCRRAYFPQSGADVASLFGEGQPQRIVIGSGHNLLLSKSVYDDEFVVFNGNFDAINIEGETIKAEAGATLERISELARDHSLTGMEVFWDIPSSLGGAVAMNAGASGEEIKDVLVNVTYFHIPSQTIRTMQKEDMGFIYRNSYFQDNRDTVVLEAELRLAKGDPQAIRDKMEDIKEKRWAKQPRTYPNCGSVFKRPPGRFVGPMIDELGLKGFRIGGAEVSEKHSGFIINVGNATGADIIAIIKEVKARVLDKFGVDLEVEQRII
- a CDS encoding polysaccharide biosynthesis C-terminal domain-containing protein, with amino-acid sequence MKAFLKDLFQVGVSRGVVLFSGILTTIVTARWMDPEKNGIIASLLVYPGLFISIGSLGIQQSTTYFMGKGVYDERDIKKAVAQIWIFSSLFSLVTCYLLITFFTSSGDNTLYVIMALLQIPFTLFTTYNAGFFLGKNEIAKFNRINWVPGVITLLLTAVLLIVFHMGIMGYLIAMIGGPLFMFALLIPKNKLVDAISLDVNWVIVKGLLRLGLTYAIALFVINLNYRFDVIMLERLGTKQELGIYTKGANFIQALWQIPMLLSTIVFVRSAVSKNDAGFSLKVAQLLRLSFIFIGFAALILVVFSDLIVSLLFGPQFAGSAPVLRLLAPGVLLLTIFKVMNMDLAGKGRPSTSLWAMVPGLVINVLCNLYLIPRYGAVGAAISSTISYSILALLFLHFYSKTVNVPVKTILTYKKSDFAIFGQLLNKRKK
- a CDS encoding serine O-acetyltransferase, whose product is MGILKTIWNELPRGRRTFSGLILSLLFDQPFKIMVNIRLGQRFRRSPNPLLRLYSRWLKNRQMYRWSCDIAYSAKIGTGVKFLHPIGIVVGTHSVIGNNVRIWQNVTLGSHGRDGDKDYPTIGDGARLYAGAIIIGGITVGKDAVVAANAVVNIDVPDDCIAAGIPCKIINKKK